A genomic stretch from Dissulfurispira thermophila includes:
- the ilvN gene encoding acetolactate synthase small subunit, translating to MRHTISVLVENKFGVLSRISGLFSGRGYNIESLSVGETIDPNISIMTIVTTGDDWVIEQITKQLNKLIDVIKVVDLTELDHVEREMVLIKVAPKQENKAEVLRIAEIFRGRVVDSSPNTYTIEITGDEKKIEAFIELMKPMGIKEFVRTGKVAIAREIIKKK from the coding sequence ATGAGACATACCATTTCTGTACTTGTGGAAAATAAATTTGGAGTTCTTTCGAGGATTTCAGGACTTTTCAGTGGCAGGGGATATAACATCGAGAGCCTTTCTGTTGGTGAAACAATAGACCCAAATATCTCAATTATGACTATCGTTACTACAGGAGATGACTGGGTTATAGAACAGATTACCAAACAACTCAATAAACTAATAGATGTAATTAAGGTTGTAGACCTTACTGAACTTGATCATGTAGAAAGGGAGATGGTGCTTATTAAAGTTGCTCCGAAACAAGAAAATAAGGCAGAAGTATTGAGGATTGCAGAAATATTTAGGGGAAGGGTTGTGGATTCTTCTCCAAATACATACACTATAGAAATAACAGGCGATGAAAAAAAAATCGAGGCATTTATTGAGTTAATGAAGCCAATGGGAATAAAAGAGTTTGTAAGGACAGGAAAAGTAGCTATTGCAAGAGAAATCATTAAAAAGAAATGA